A genomic stretch from candidate division WOR-3 bacterium includes:
- the larC gene encoding nickel pincer cofactor biosynthesis protein LarC, producing MKILYFDILTGISGDMVLSSLLNLLKEEEINYFKKEFSLLGLPIKFEIKKIKKREVSAYQIRLLKQNKERFQPRDFIKVIENSKLKEEVKELSLKILDSLIKAESKIHGEEKRYAHFHELGDYDTLLDICGTSILINILKPKKIYAGSVVLGKKKAFATLEILKGIPVYELNYDYELTTPTGAAIIKNLCDDFIPLPLMKIYKIGYGAGYFDLEIPNILRVIYGELIEKQDRIILLETNLDHLPPFIFENLFDLLFKNGALDVFITPIFMKKMRPAYKLSCLIEEKDKDKIMKIIFSETETLGIRYYPVFRDILKREIKEIKTKYGKIRIKEAEIEGKIIKNWEYEDIKRIAQKRKIPLIQIYKELSSYLK from the coding sequence ATGAAAATTCTCTATTTTGATATTCTTACCGGAATAAGTGGCGATATGGTTCTTTCTTCTCTTCTAAATCTTTTAAAAGAAGAAGAAATAAATTATTTCAAGAAAGAATTTAGCCTTTTAGGATTACCAATAAAATTTGAAATTAAAAAAATAAAAAAAAGAGAGGTTTCTGCTTATCAAATAAGATTACTTAAACAAAATAAAGAGAGATTTCAACCAAGAGATTTTATAAAGGTAATTGAAAATTCAAAATTGAAAGAAGAAGTAAAAGAACTCTCTTTAAAAATTCTGGATTCCTTAATTAAAGCCGAGAGCAAAATCCATGGTGAAGAAAAAAGATATGCCCATTTTCACGAACTTGGGGATTATGATACTTTATTGGATATCTGTGGCACAAGTATATTAATCAATATATTAAAACCAAAAAAGATTTATGCCGGTTCCGTAGTATTAGGAAAGAAAAAGGCATTTGCTACCTTAGAGATTTTAAAAGGAATACCGGTTTACGAACTTAATTATGATTACGAACTGACCACACCCACAGGTGCCGCAATTATCAAAAATCTGTGCGATGATTTTATTCCTTTACCTTTGATGAAAATTTATAAAATTGGTTATGGTGCTGGTTATTTTGATTTAGAGATACCTAATATTTTAAGGGTTATTTATGGTGAGTTAATAGAAAAACAAGATAGGATTATCTTATTAGAGACAAATTTAGACCATTTACCACCCTTTATCTTTGAAAACTTATTTGATTTATTATTTAAAAATGGTGCCTTAGATGTTTTTATTACACCAATCTTTATGAAAAAGATGCGACCTGCTTATAAACTTTCTTGTTTAATAGAAGAGAAAGACAAAGATAAGATTATGAAAATAATCTTTTCCGAAACCGAAACCTTAGGAATTAGATATTATCCAGTTTTTCGGGATATCTTAAAAAGGGAGATTAAAGAGATAAAAACAAAATATGGAAAGATAAGAATAAAGGAAGCAGAAATTGAAGGTAAAATAATTAAAAATTGGGAATACGAAGATATAAAAAGGATTGCCCAGAAAAGAAAGATACCATTAATTCAAATCTATAAAGAACTTTCATCCTATCTTAAATAA
- a CDS encoding MATE family efflux transporter produces the protein MNSRKTIFSLVYPVILENIFQTIVLFFNMVMLSHLGTTDLAAAGLANTIIFAIINIFLGFQIGATSLIAQAVGAKDFQKAKELLNFVIFFAFLFGLLITFILYPLRRNLMILMGAEKEVAIKGSEYLNFIILFLLFRMIFLINNGILRGYGDTKTPMLISLTFQILTIILNYFLIFGILFFPSLGIKGAGLGTGIGGLVSAILSLIVIRIKIKEKAKKILNLSYFKEFIKISLPAANEQLLLNLGFLIFIRIVASLGTISLASHQIAVRIESLSFMPGSAFGVVATTLAGQAFGAKRKDLVDFAIKKTSFYSLLIMSAIGLLFFFFPQNLVAIFNPEESVRRFAINLVRIGAFEQPQLALYFVYAGGLRGIGDTFSPMIVALLSTFLIRIGLIYFLAISLKLGILGVWYGTVIDWTIRAYLLFLFYKRKKLNKQFN, from the coding sequence GTGAATTCAAGAAAGACAATCTTCAGTTTAGTTTATCCGGTAATCTTAGAAAATATCTTTCAAACAATAGTCCTTTTCTTTAATATGGTGATGTTAAGCCATTTAGGAACAACTGATTTGGCAGCAGCCGGTCTTGCCAATACAATTATCTTTGCCATTATTAATATCTTTTTGGGTTTTCAAATTGGTGCCACTTCTTTAATTGCCCAAGCAGTCGGTGCCAAAGATTTCCAGAAGGCAAAGGAACTTCTAAATTTTGTAATCTTCTTTGCCTTTCTTTTTGGTCTTTTAATTACCTTTATTTTATATCCTTTAAGAAGAAATTTAATGATTTTAATGGGAGCCGAAAAAGAAGTGGCAATAAAGGGAAGTGAATACCTTAATTTTATTATCCTTTTCCTTCTCTTTAGAATGATATTCTTAATCAATAATGGAATTTTAAGAGGATATGGTGATACAAAAACACCAATGTTAATCTCTTTAACCTTCCAAATATTAACAATCATCCTTAACTATTTTTTAATATTTGGTATTCTCTTTTTCCCCTCTTTAGGAATTAAAGGTGCTGGTTTAGGAACGGGAATTGGTGGTTTAGTATCAGCAATTTTATCATTAATTGTAATAAGAATTAAAATCAAAGAAAAAGCAAAGAAAATATTAAATCTATCTTATTTTAAAGAGTTTATCAAAATAAGTTTGCCGGCGGCAAATGAGCAACTTTTATTAAATCTTGGTTTTCTCATCTTTATAAGAATTGTTGCCAGTTTAGGAACAATCTCTTTGGCATCCCATCAGATTGCCGTAAGAATAGAATCCCTTTCCTTTATGCCTGGCAGTGCCTTTGGTGTTGTGGCAACTACTTTGGCTGGCCAAGCCTTTGGTGCCAAAAGAAAGGATTTGGTTGATTTTGCTATCAAAAAAACCTCTTTTTATTCTTTATTAATTATGTCCGCAATCGGTCTTTTATTTTTCTTTTTTCCGCAAAATTTAGTAGCAATTTTTAATCCCGAAGAGTCAGTAAGAAGATTTGCTATTAATTTAGTAAGAATTGGTGCCTTTGAGCAACCCCAATTGGCATTATACTTTGTTTATGCTGGTGGTTTAAGAGGAATAGGTGATACTTTCAGTCCGATGATTGTCGCCTTACTCTCTACTTTCTTGATTAGGATTGGTTTAATCTATTTTTTAGCAATCTCTTTAAAATTGGGCATTTTAGGTGTCTGGTATGGTACAGTGATTGATTGGACAATTCGGGCATATTTACTTTTTCTATTTTATAAGAGAAAAAAATTAAATAAACAATTTAACTAA
- a CDS encoding sigma-70 family RNA polymerase sigma factor codes for MKKREEEFNEIVKMYYQRIYNLSKKILKDNEKAFDATQEIFIKAYKNLNKFQGRSTIFTWLYRIAVNHCLYLLRKEKSKEKEEEIEWEKIPSPIDIEKEYENKRLKELIEKYLDKLAPLEKTVFLLYHNDGLKIKEICEVLKLKEGTIKSSLFNAHKKLARFLEGKI; via the coding sequence ATGAAGAAAAGAGAAGAAGAGTTTAATGAGATAGTAAAGATGTATTACCAAAGGATTTATAATCTATCAAAAAAAATCTTAAAAGATAACGAGAAAGCCTTTGATGCTACCCAAGAGATTTTTATCAAAGCCTATAAAAATCTTAATAAGTTTCAAGGCCGTTCAACAATTTTTACTTGGTTATATCGAATTGCTGTTAATCATTGTTTATATCTTTTAAGAAAAGAGAAAAGCAAAGAGAAAGAAGAAGAGATAGAATGGGAAAAAATTCCTTCACCAATTGATATTGAAAAAGAATATGAGAATAAAAGATTAAAAGAACTGATTGAAAAATATTTGGATAAGCTGGCACCTTTAGAAAAGACCGTTTTCTTACTTTACCATAATGACGGCTTAAAAATCAAAGAGATTTGCGAAGTGTTGAAATTAAAAGAAGGGACAATCAAATCATCCCTTTTTAATGCCCATAAAAAATTAGCAAGATTTTTAGAAGGGAAAATATGA
- a CDS encoding zf-HC2 domain-containing protein: MKCDREKIFNYLSDLLPEEEKRIIKEHLISCPICQQYQKEFLLIKEELTQKESPPDFSFFYEKLQERIKKRRKRLIILVPTFATFFILIFFLFLLILKEKRTEIEEYVLEENYETIIYNLSSEEKEAILKDLSKEIKEEDLILLEERLVEEKEYYDLIFNLENEELEYLIKNLNKKGG; the protein is encoded by the coding sequence ATGAAATGCGACCGTGAAAAAATTTTCAATTACCTATCAGACTTGTTGCCAGAGGAAGAGAAGAGAATAATTAAAGAACATTTAATAAGTTGTCCGATTTGTCAGCAATATCAAAAAGAGTTTCTCTTAATAAAAGAGGAACTTACCCAAAAAGAATCTCCTCCTGATTTTTCTTTCTTTTATGAAAAATTACAGGAAAGAATAAAAAAGAGAAGAAAAAGACTTATTATTTTGGTACCTACTTTTGCCACCTTCTTTATCTTAATATTTTTCCTTTTCCTTCTTATTTTAAAAGAAAAAAGAACCGAAATAGAAGAATACGTATTAGAAGAAAATTATGAAACAATAATTTACAATCTTTCTTCTGAGGAAAAAGAAGCGATTCTAAAAGATTTAAGCAAAGAGATAAAAGAAGAAGATTTAATTTTATTAGAAGAGAGATTAGTAGAAGAGAAAGAATATTACGATTTAATATTTAATTTAGAAAATGAAGAACTGGAATATTTAATAAAAAATCTAAATAAAAAGGGAGGTTAA
- a CDS encoding Spy/CpxP family protein refolding chaperone produces MKEKSIKKIFLILPLLVFALSYSQPCPCEKHNPPPEDPKPLETLENLRMWRLTEELNLTEEQASKIFPKLKRIRELKEKRKEERDKEIEKLSELLAKKAKGDEIKKQVELIRNNDKKHQNECEKIQDEIFAILTPEQQAKYLLFHIGFEGKIKKMLRKLKGWKRGF; encoded by the coding sequence ATGAAAGAAAAAAGTATCAAGAAAATTTTTTTAATTCTTCCTTTATTAGTTTTTGCTCTCTCTTATTCTCAACCCTGTCCTTGTGAAAAGCATAACCCACCACCCGAAGACCCCAAGCCACTTGAAACATTAGAAAATTTAAGGATGTGGCGATTAACCGAAGAACTTAATCTTACCGAAGAACAAGCAAGCAAAATCTTTCCCAAGTTAAAGAGAATAAGAGAATTGAAAGAGAAGAGAAAAGAAGAAAGAGATAAAGAGATTGAAAAACTTTCCGAACTTCTGGCAAAGAAGGCAAAAGGAGACGAGATAAAAAAACAGGTTGAACTAATAAGAAATAACGATAAAAAACACCAAAACGAATGCGAAAAAATCCAAGACGAAATATTTGCGATTTTAACACCCGAACAACAAGCAAAATATCTACTTTTTCACATTGGTTTTGAAGGCAAGATAAAGAAAATGCTTCGTAAACTGAAAGGCTGGAAAAGAGGCTTTTAA